The genomic segment CAACAGCGACCGCACATAGGCCGCAGCCTCTGACAGTTCCTGCGCAATCACGCGCTGCTGCTCTTGCAAAACCGCGAATGCCTCATCGCGCTCCAGCCGGAGAATGTATGCGTTGGAGTGATAGCGAATGCGCGCAACAATTTCGAGCTTGTCCGGAAGCTTCACGAGGTAATCGTTGGCACCGGCTGCAAACGCCTCCGCCTTGGTGGTCGCTTCTTCCTTCGACGAGAGCACGATGAGCGGCGTAGCAGCAGTGGAGGCATTCGCCCGAAACGCCCGCACCATCTCGATTCCATCCGCTCCGGGCATCACCAGGTCCTGCAGAATGACCGTGGGGCTGAATGCATCGGCCTCCTGCAACGCTATTGTGGGGTCGGAGCAAAACTTGAATTCGAGTCCGGGAATATCCGCGAGCATGCGCCGGATCGTCTCTCCCACAATCCGCTGATCGTCGATCAGCAGAACCTTGATGTGGTGCTCGGTAAGGGCAATGGGAGCCGGCGTTGCATCGTTCGACATGGTACCTCCAAGGCTGGTCTGCGCAGCGCGCAGATTAATACGGCAACGAATGAATGACTAAGAGCGCTCCGGTTCCTTCGATCGAATGGCCGGCGCCGAAACAGGGGAAGTGTGTTCTTTCTTGTTTTCGTTACGAGCGTGTCCGAGGAATGAAGGTGCCGGATGAAGCACCGCTTCGCAAATGCGCGTGGCAATCGACGCGAGCGGCATCACCTCCCTCGCTGCATTCATTTCAACCGCAGCCTTCGGCATCCCGTATACCACGGAAGTTGCAGCATCCTGCGCAATCGTCAGCGCACCCGATTTGCGCATCGCGAGCAGTCCCGCGGCGCCGTCACGGCCCATGCCTGTAAGCAGCACTCCAATACGCGTTGCGCGATGCGGACGCGCCAGGCTCATGAACAGCGCATCGATGGATGGCCGATGGATCGAGTCTTTGTTCGGCGCGATGTAGATCAGTCGTCCACTGTCATAGATGAGATTGTCGCTCGTTCCTGCAATCCACACGCCTGCCGTGTGAAGCGTCTCTCCTCCGCGCGCAATACACACGGGAAGCGACGACGCGTGCCGCAGCCACGAGGCCAGGCCCGGCGTGAACTGCTCGTCCACATGCTGCACTACGAGCACAGCTGCCGGGAAATTTGCCGGCAGTTGCGACAGAATCTGCGCCAGCGCCTGCGGGCCTCCGGTGGATGAGCCGATGGCAACGATCGGAAGTCCTGACGTATCCGGCCCTGCGGCCTTCTGCCGCGCGTGACCGAGCTTCGCGTGATGACTATCCACTAGCCGCGACACCATGCGCAGCTTCTGGATGAGTGGCTCCGCGCCATCAAGATTCTCGCCTGGCCCGAGAACCGGCGTATTCACCGCGTCCAGCGCTCCGTACCCCATCGCCTCAAACACCATGTCGCGATTGCCGACTGTCGTTGCCGTCACCACCAGGATCACGCACGGCGTCGTCTGCATGATGCGTCGCGTAGTCTCGGCGCCATCAATGCCCGGCATGATCAGGTCCATCAGGATGATGTCGGGCTTGGCCTCCGCACACAACCGGAGCGCTTCTTCGCCGGAGTAAGCAATCCAGGCCAATGTGAAATCCGGCAGTCCCGCGAGAATGCGCCGCAGGATCTCGGCCGCCATCTTCGAGTCATTCACGATGGCGACTTTCATGCGGCGCCCCCTGATGCCAGCGGCGCTGCATCACCGACCAGATCCACTACGGCCTGCAGAAAGCTGCCGTTATCGAACGAGCCCTTGGTCAGATAAAAGTCGGCGCCAGCGTCGAGTCCACGCTGCCGGTCCTCGGCGCGATCCTTGTAAGACAGAATGATCACGGGCATCCGCCCCAGCCGCGGATTCGCACGCACCCGCGTCACAAGCTCGATCCCGTTCATCTGCGGCATGTCCACATCGCTGATCAGCAAGTCATACTCGTTCAGGCGAAGCAGGTTCCAGGCCTCCTGCCCGTTCTGCGCCGTGCTCACCGCGTATCCCGCCTTCACCAGCAGCCGCCGCTCCATTTCGCGGACAGTGTGCGAGTCGTCCACCACAAGAATATGCGGAGCTATCGAATCATCGTGCTGCGCGGCAGATGTCGTAGTCGGCGTACCTGCGGCGGTCTGGATCAGGTCCTCCACATCGAGAATCAGCAGAGGATATCCATTCTCATCAAGAGACGCCGCACTCACCCCGGGGATCTTTCCCAACCGCGGATCGAGCCGCCGCACCGAGAGCTCCGCCTGGTCCACAAGCCGTTCCACCGCGAATGCGAATCCGCCCGAGAGCAGCATGGGCACCGGGCCGCGGGGCAGCGGCTGATCCGATAATCCCAGCAACGCTGCGAGAGGAACCACCGGATGTGCACGGCCATTCCACGTCACATGCAGCTTCTCCGCGTCGCCCTCCGGCTCCTGGTGCATCACGTGATCAATACGCACCATCGGAACGCTGAACATCTCACCTTCGGCCAGCACGCGGATCGCGCGAATGACCGAGCGCGTAATGGGCAGCGTGAGCCGGAACATCGTTCCCGCGCCCAGCGTGCTGCTCACGGTAACCGCACCGCCGGCCTCCTGCACCATCGATTGCACAACGTTGAGTCCAACGCCGCGGCCCGACAAATGCGATGCCACATCGCGCGTGCTGAAGCCCGGCAGAAACAGAAACTCCAGCACCTCGGCCTCCGTCAGACCTGCAACCGTCTCCGCCCTGGCGAGATTGCGCTTGATCACGCGTTGACGAATCTGCTCAGGATCGATGCCATTGCCATCATCACGCACTGTGATGACCAGCCGCCCATTCTCATGGCCCGCGTGGATGCGCAGCGTTGCCTCCGCTGGCTTCCCGGCAACAAGCCGGTTCGCAGGCAATTCGATACCGTGATCGATTGCGTTCGTCACGAGATGCGAAATCGGCGCTTCAAGTTTGTCGAGGATGTCGCGATCGACACGCGTGGTTTCGCCAGTCATCTCGAGCTTGACGGCTTTGCCCAGCTCACGCGCCGTATCGCGCACCAGCCTCGGCACACCGGTGACACCCTCAGAAAACGGGCGCAGCCTCCCACCCAGCACGGCCCGATAGAGCCGTTCCGCGGTCCGCTCATTCGCGCGCGAAACCGCATCGAGGTCCGCGATTTGCGTGGCAAGCACCGCAACCTGCCGCTCCAGTTCGTTGCGAACAGTGGTTCGCGCCTGAGTCGAGCCGCCGGCATCATCTTCCAGCATCTGCAGCGCCTTGTTCATCGCGCGATGATTGCGATCCAGCGTTTCTCCCCAGCCGGCAAGCTGCCGCGCCGCCACCAGCGTCTCCGCCGACAACGACAGCAGATGATCGAATCGATCAGTCGTCAGCCGCACCGTGCGCTCGCGAACGCTGCGCTCGTCCTTGCCCGGGGCTGCGAAGATATCGCGCTCCACGCCTTCAGTAGCACGCGGCGCCGACGGCGCCACATCCGCTACAGGCTTCGTCGTTGGAGCTCTTGCGGCCTCTGTCGGCTCTGCGGGCTGTGCAGGCTCAACTGCTCCGGGTGCTGCCGCCATCGGCGCAGCGCTCTCCGCCGGCCCCCCTTCCTGCCCTTGCACCGCCGCCGCGCATGCCTCAATGCCGGCTGTGTTTTCTTCCAGCCACTGGTTGACCTCGCTCTCGCCCACCGACTGCAGTTTGGCCAGCCAGTCTGTCGCCGCAAGCATCCGATCAACATCCGACGAGTCCAGAGTCGCGCCGTGCTGCGCGGCGACGAAGCGATCTTCCATCGCATGCGTCAGGCTCACGATCGAAGTCAATCCCACAATCCGCGCCGCGCCCTTCAGCGAGTGCGATGCACGCATCAGCTTCTCAAGCCGCGACGGGCTCTGCGCTTCGCTCTCCAGTTGCATGAGCTCGGTCTGAAGAATGCACACCTGCTCCTCTGCTTCCATGCGGAAGAGATCAAAGAGCGATGAGTCTTCGAGTCCGGTGCTCATAGTGCCTACGCCGTCGCCAGCGTTATCTGGCGGAAGAGGTTTTCGTGGTCGAGGAGATAGAAGTCCCTGCTCTTGTATTCGAATGTGCCGCGGAGCCAGTGCGCCACCGGCGGCGTAGAATCGCGCGTTTGTAGTTCAGGCGTGGTCCGGATGCCCACCATCGCATCAATCGGCACTGCCCAGAGCCGCCCCGGCGCTTCCTCAAGAATCAGCATTCTTGCCGTGCGCGTTTCGTTCCGCGCAACGTCCAGCAGCCTCGCCAGCGAGCAGCACGGAATAATCTCTCCGCGAAATGCCACCAGGCCAAGCAAAACGGTTCCGCTGCGATGTGGAATCCGTGCGATATGCAGGACCGGTGAAACTGCCGTCGCAACTTTCGTCGGCAAAGCCAGCCGCAATTGTCCAAGCTGAAACAGCAGCACCGATCCCGTGTGCCGCACCACCTTGGGCGGTTCCACCGCGACGAGAGATTGCAGTTCCCTGCGGTACCCCTCGGGCATAGGACGATCGAAGAGGTTGCGCTCGCCGTCGCTCGTCATGCCTCCTCCGATAGCGAAGTCAATCCGGCCAGCGCGCCGATCTCGCCACGCACGCGCAGAATCCGCGCCGACAATGCGCGCCGCAGCCGCGCGTTCGGATGGACGTGCCATAACGACTGCAGCAGCTCCAGCGCCGGAAGGTATCCCGGCGCAAGATAGAGCGCCTGCCTGCAGCGCCGCTCCGCCTGGCGCAGATTGCCTCGCTCCTTGTACTCCATCGCGCGTCGGTAGAACTCAATTGCCGGCGAGTCCGGTCGAACACTCGGCGCAATTGACCCTTCAAATCGCACCCGCACAGGGGGCGCCGTTGCCGTCGAATTCCGCGCAGCGCGCAAGGCCCGTTGCGCAGGCGCGTGCGCACGGTGAACAAAGCCGAACCCGGCCGCCGGCTTAACAGGAACAAAGCGCGCATTGACCTCCGCAATGCGATCGCCCGCACCAACAATCAGCAGACCGCCCGGAAGCAATGCACTCGCAAGCGCGTCCGCCAGAACCGCTCGCGCCCCTGCATTCAGATAGATGAAGAGATTTCTGCAGAGGATGAGATGATAGCCTGCATCTGCGTCCAACGCGCCTTCCACCGCCAGGTTGCGGCGCTCAAAGCGAATCCTCGCGCGCAACTCCTCATGCATATGCCAGTGATGATTGCGAAGAACGCCACATGCCCTCTGCAATTCCGCCGGCACATGTTGCAGCGCCCCATCTGCATAAACGCCTCTCATCGCAGTCGAGAGTGCAGCGCGCGAAATATCAAACCCGTCGATCCTGAAGTCTTTCGCCGCGAAACCGGCCATGCGCAATGTTGCGGCGAGCGAATATGCCTCCTGCCCTGTGCTGCACGGCGCAGACAGAATTCGCAATGGACCCTGCCCTGCATCACGCGCCTTCATCGCCCACTGCCGGATGTTCTCGAAGACCGCCGGATCGCGAAAGAACCGCGTCTCCTGAATCACCAGCGCATCAATCAGTTCATCCAGTTCATCCCGCGATGTCTTCAGCAGCACCAGATACTCACTCGCGCTCGCCAGGTGCAAATGCCTGCAGCGCAGCTCGATGGTCCACCGGATGCGACTGACCTCCAGCGAATCCGGATCGATGCCTGCCGCGGCGGTCAAGCGCTCCACCACCTCATGCAAGGTCGAGTTGTCGATCTCGAGTCGCTTCTTCATCGTCATTGTGTCGGAGGAGTGGGGATAAAGTTGGTCAGCATCTGCAAATACAAATCGAGATCGAGCGGAGTCACATCTCTGTCATCCGCACCTGTCGTATCCGTCACGCCCGGCGCAAGCAGCCCGATGTAGGTGACCGCCGCATTTGGCGCGGCTTCTACAACAAGGATGCGGCTTCCGTACTCTTCCGGCGTGGGTGTCTCGCAGATCACCCGATTCAAATCGAACACCGGGGTCTGCTTCCCGTAGAAACGAAACCACCCCGCGAAGTACTCGTCCGGCTCGCCCGAGAGCGCAGCAAATCCCGCCACGCGATACACGCGCTTCAGCGGGACCGAGTGCGGCCCGCTCTGCAATCGAAGGCGGAGACTGCCAGGCATTGAGTAATCCTCTAATGAGCCTCAACGGCTGCGACCTTAAAGATGTGTTCTTTCAGAATGCGCACCGCCTCGTGCAGTTGGCGGCTCACTTCATTCAGGTCGTTCACTGAGTCTGAAGTCTGGCGCGCGGTCTCGGTGAGCTGCCACATGGCGTCCGAAATCTGCTTGGCGCCCACCGACTGGTTCTGCATTCCCTGCTGAACTGTCTCGTAGCGCGGCGCGATCGATTCAACGCGTTCGATGATCTCGCCGAACTGCCCCTGGATCGTCTCCGCCGCGCCAATACCGCCTTGCACAGCCTCAGAGAACTGGCGCATTTCAGCAACACCGCTCCCCACAGCCTCCTGCATCTCCTCCACAATCTGCTCGATGTCGAGCGTCGCAATCGCGCTCTGGTCTGCAAGGCGCCGAATCTCGCGCGCCACCACCGCGAACCCCGCGCCCGCTTCGCCCGCCTTCTCTGCTTCGATCGACGCATTCAGCGACAGCAGGTTCGTCTGGTCCGCGACCTTCGTAATCGCCGTCACCACCGAGTTGATGCGCACGGCCTTTGCGCGAATCGTCGCGAGCCTTCCTGAAATAGAATCACTAGCCGTCGATAGCGTCTGCATGGATGTCTCCATGCCCTTCAGCCCCTGCCGTCCATCATGCGCCAAACCCGCAGTTCGCTCGGCCGCCTCGGCAATGTCCACCATCGTGCGCAGCAGCTCCTGCGACGTAGCCGAGATCTCTTTCGCCGCCGACGCAATCTGATTACTCGATGCCATCAGAGACGTCACATTCGACTGCTGGTGTACCGCGCTCGAACTGATCTGCGTTGCGCTCGACGTCAGATTGATGCTCAGGTCCGCAACCGGGTTCGTGATTCTCTTGCTGATGAAATACGCGAACACGCCGCCTATCAGTAGCGCGATCAGCCCGCCCAGCGTGCTCTGGAACAGCAGCCTGGTGAATTGCTCGCGGACCAGATCCGCAGCGCCGGTGTAGTCCTTAGAGTCTCCAATGGCGACGATCACCCAGTCCCACGGCTTGAAGTAGCTGTAGCGGATGATGGCCTGCGATTCGCTTGTTGTGCCGTTCACCACCAACTGGCCTGACGTGCCCTCCGCCAGCAGCGGCGCCTTATCCAGCACCTGCTTGAGCCACTTGCTCTCAGTCAGCGAACCAATGCCAGTGGGTGGAATCACCACCATGTCGCTGAAGTTCCTGCTCGCCTTGCCGTAGTAAACCGCTACCGA from the Occallatibacter riparius genome contains:
- the cheB gene encoding chemotaxis-specific protein-glutamate methyltransferase CheB, whose product is MKVAIVNDSKMAAEILRRILAGLPDFTLAWIAYSGEEALRLCAEAKPDIILMDLIMPGIDGAETTRRIMQTTPCVILVVTATTVGNRDMVFEAMGYGALDAVNTPVLGPGENLDGAEPLIQKLRMVSRLVDSHHAKLGHARQKAAGPDTSGLPIVAIGSSTGGPQALAQILSQLPANFPAAVLVVQHVDEQFTPGLASWLRHASSLPVCIARGGETLHTAGVWIAGTSDNLIYDSGRLIYIAPNKDSIHRPSIDALFMSLARPHRATRIGVLLTGMGRDGAAGLLAMRKSGALTIAQDAATSVVYGMPKAAVEMNAAREVMPLASIATRICEAVLHPAPSFLGHARNENKKEHTSPVSAPAIRSKEPERS
- a CDS encoding hybrid sensor histidine kinase/response regulator, encoding MSTGLEDSSLFDLFRMEAEEQVCILQTELMQLESEAQSPSRLEKLMRASHSLKGAARIVGLTSIVSLTHAMEDRFVAAQHGATLDSSDVDRMLAATDWLAKLQSVGESEVNQWLEENTAGIEACAAAVQGQEGGPAESAAPMAAAPGAVEPAQPAEPTEAARAPTTKPVADVAPSAPRATEGVERDIFAAPGKDERSVRERTVRLTTDRFDHLLSLSAETLVAARQLAGWGETLDRNHRAMNKALQMLEDDAGGSTQARTTVRNELERQVAVLATQIADLDAVSRANERTAERLYRAVLGGRLRPFSEGVTGVPRLVRDTARELGKAVKLEMTGETTRVDRDILDKLEAPISHLVTNAIDHGIELPANRLVAGKPAEATLRIHAGHENGRLVITVRDDGNGIDPEQIRQRVIKRNLARAETVAGLTEAEVLEFLFLPGFSTRDVASHLSGRGVGLNVVQSMVQEAGGAVTVSSTLGAGTMFRLTLPITRSVIRAIRVLAEGEMFSVPMVRIDHVMHQEPEGDAEKLHVTWNGRAHPVVPLAALLGLSDQPLPRGPVPMLLSGGFAFAVERLVDQAELSVRRLDPRLGKIPGVSAASLDENGYPLLILDVEDLIQTAAGTPTTTSAAQHDDSIAPHILVVDDSHTVREMERRLLVKAGYAVSTAQNGQEAWNLLRLNEYDLLISDVDMPQMNGIELVTRVRANPRLGRMPVIILSYKDRAEDRQRGLDAGADFYLTKGSFDNGSFLQAVVDLVGDAAPLASGGAA
- a CDS encoding chemotaxis protein CheW, with translation MTSDGERNLFDRPMPEGYRRELQSLVAVEPPKVVRHTGSVLLFQLGQLRLALPTKVATAVSPVLHIARIPHRSGTVLLGLVAFRGEIIPCCSLARLLDVARNETRTARMLILEEAPGRLWAVPIDAMVGIRTTPELQTRDSTPPVAHWLRGTFEYKSRDFYLLDHENLFRQITLATA
- a CDS encoding CheR family methyltransferase yields the protein MKKRLEIDNSTLHEVVERLTAAAGIDPDSLEVSRIRWTIELRCRHLHLASASEYLVLLKTSRDELDELIDALVIQETRFFRDPAVFENIRQWAMKARDAGQGPLRILSAPCSTGQEAYSLAATLRMAGFAAKDFRIDGFDISRAALSTAMRGVYADGALQHVPAELQRACGVLRNHHWHMHEELRARIRFERRNLAVEGALDADAGYHLILCRNLFIYLNAGARAVLADALASALLPGGLLIVGAGDRIAEVNARFVPVKPAAGFGFVHRAHAPAQRALRAARNSTATAPPVRVRFEGSIAPSVRPDSPAIEFYRRAMEYKERGNLRQAERRCRQALYLAPGYLPALELLQSLWHVHPNARLRRALSARILRVRGEIGALAGLTSLSEEA
- a CDS encoding chemotaxis protein CheW; its protein translation is MPGSLRLRLQSGPHSVPLKRVYRVAGFAALSGEPDEYFAGWFRFYGKQTPVFDLNRVICETPTPEEYGSRILVVEAAPNAAVTYIGLLAPGVTDTTGADDRDVTPLDLDLYLQMLTNFIPTPPTQ
- a CDS encoding methyl-accepting chemotaxis protein; this encodes MRRQNLSLRQQITYLGTFSAMLATVVVAILVVVNENRASKAVSDEVIGIMQDRLARSAEKTYSICKLSQDLVQNAVDTSLKLGDAALKQAGGVQTGSGTVTWDAVNQFTHEKKTIAAPQWSLKGTPLRPDVSFSHSIPVIDEITKQTGETVTLFQRVNAAGDMLRVATTVATANGERAIGTFMPAIEQSGTPNDVVRTVLSGQTYRGRAFVVNAWYISAYEPLRDAAGNIIGMFYVGVKQEGVTALREAIAGQAHSGDRSSVAVYYGKASRNFSDMVVIPPTGIGSLTESKWLKQVLDKAPLLAEGTSGQLVVNGTTSESQAIIRYSYFKPWDWVIVAIGDSKDYTGAADLVREQFTRLLFQSTLGGLIALLIGGVFAYFISKRITNPVADLSINLTSSATQISSSAVHQQSNVTSLMASSNQIASAAKEISATSQELLRTMVDIAEAAERTAGLAHDGRQGLKGMETSMQTLSTASDSISGRLATIRAKAVRINSVVTAITKVADQTNLLSLNASIEAEKAGEAGAGFAVVAREIRRLADQSAIATLDIEQIVEEMQEAVGSGVAEMRQFSEAVQGGIGAAETIQGQFGEIIERVESIAPRYETVQQGMQNQSVGAKQISDAMWQLTETARQTSDSVNDLNEVSRQLHEAVRILKEHIFKVAAVEAH